One segment of Triticum aestivum cultivar Chinese Spring chromosome 2A, IWGSC CS RefSeq v2.1, whole genome shotgun sequence DNA contains the following:
- the LOC123190312 gene encoding uncharacterized protein isoform X1, which translates to MATSTSGAGDGKVSMDAKAKALVAAKIQEGEYKVRMIGEYAVRTDRAIDALEKKVQDIEAVMDLELMLGEYCADLSDMHKARHYYRATSLSEEEKLYLHQIDDFAAATIAEYEASVGPVPAFDKHLSLFSQEIPLEFPEPLAPPPPSSASASASHHEWEPRCGFWFDPL; encoded by the exons ATGGCGACATCGACGTCCGGCGCCGGCGACGGCAAGGTTTCCATG GACGCCAAGGCCAAGGCGCTGGTGGCCGCGAAGATCCAGGAAGGGGAGTACAAGGTGCGGATGATAGGAGAGTACGCGGTGCGGACGGACCGCGCGATCGATGCGCTGGAGAAAAAGGTGCAGGACATCGAGGCGGTGATGGATCTCGAGCTGATGCTCGGCGAGTACTGCGCCGACCTCTCGGACATGCACAAGGCGCGCCACTACTACCGCGCCACCTCGCTCTCGGAGGAGGAGAAGCTGTACCTCCACCAAATCGACGACttcgccgccgccaccatcgccgagtACGAGGCCAGCGTCGGCCCCGTCCCGGCCTTCGACAAGCACCTCAGCCTGTTCAGCCAAGAAATCCCACTGGAGTTCCCCGAAcccttggctccccctcccccttcttcgGCTTCGGCTTCGGCTTCTCACCACGA
- the LOC123190312 gene encoding uncharacterized protein isoform X2 codes for MATSTSGAGDGKVSMDAKAKALVAAKIQEGEYKVRMIGEYAVRTDRAIDALEKKVQDIEAVMDLELMLGEYCADLSDMHKARHYYRATSLSEEEKLYLHQIDDFAAATIAEYEASVGPVPAFDKHLSLFSQEIPLEFPEPLAPPPPSSASASASHHEPAVDNGGDVAC; via the exons ATGGCGACATCGACGTCCGGCGCCGGCGACGGCAAGGTTTCCATG GACGCCAAGGCCAAGGCGCTGGTGGCCGCGAAGATCCAGGAAGGGGAGTACAAGGTGCGGATGATAGGAGAGTACGCGGTGCGGACGGACCGCGCGATCGATGCGCTGGAGAAAAAGGTGCAGGACATCGAGGCGGTGATGGATCTCGAGCTGATGCTCGGCGAGTACTGCGCCGACCTCTCGGACATGCACAAGGCGCGCCACTACTACCGCGCCACCTCGCTCTCGGAGGAGGAGAAGCTGTACCTCCACCAAATCGACGACttcgccgccgccaccatcgccgagtACGAGGCCAGCGTCGGCCCCGTCCCGGCCTTCGACAAGCACCTCAGCCTGTTCAGCCAAGAAATCCCACTGGAGTTCCCCGAAcccttggctccccctcccccttcttcgGCTTCGGCTTCGGCTTCTCACCACGA